The following proteins are co-located in the Labrys monachus genome:
- a CDS encoding efflux RND transporter periplasmic adaptor subunit: MVRYIFLFLVVLAAAGLFSGWYVWPADVEAYVVQQRPVVREIAGPGLLGSNNQVVVTARIQAFLAEVRVDQNDVVKAGDILATLNSTELEYQLASAVATSRAAEETVQESQLEGDRLAIAAATAMADLNRRKALLGKQTVSKSEFDAVESAQKQAASQVLRAGVTVERAKAQAAAAAADVERLRSRLAETTIRSPIDGVVVSRSRTVGDLLSPGVELMQIVDPKSLLVFARFDESAMASLHPGQVARVAFSSNPQRPYPASILRIGRQVDQETREFTVDLKLDEVPASWAVGQRANVVIEAGSPSPGIAVPQRFLARSEGRVGLWVAHDGRAYWSPVSLGYASGTDIEITRGLNAGDVVLNPAGRFQYQSVAIRTAGK; this comes from the coding sequence GTGGTTCGCTACATCTTTCTCTTTCTTGTCGTTCTGGCGGCGGCCGGCCTCTTTTCCGGCTGGTATGTCTGGCCCGCCGACGTCGAAGCCTATGTCGTCCAGCAGCGCCCGGTCGTGCGCGAGATCGCCGGTCCCGGCCTGCTGGGATCGAACAACCAGGTCGTGGTGACGGCGCGCATCCAGGCGTTCCTGGCCGAGGTGCGCGTCGACCAGAACGATGTGGTGAAGGCCGGCGACATCCTGGCCACGCTCAACTCGACCGAGCTCGAATACCAGCTCGCCTCCGCGGTCGCCACCAGCCGTGCTGCGGAGGAGACGGTGCAGGAGTCGCAGCTGGAGGGCGACCGGCTAGCCATCGCGGCCGCGACCGCGATGGCGGACCTCAACCGCAGGAAGGCGCTGCTCGGCAAGCAGACGGTTTCCAAATCCGAATTCGACGCCGTCGAGAGCGCCCAGAAGCAGGCGGCCTCCCAGGTGCTGCGGGCGGGCGTCACCGTGGAACGCGCCAAGGCCCAGGCCGCGGCCGCGGCCGCCGATGTCGAGCGATTGCGCAGCCGCCTCGCCGAAACCACCATCCGCTCCCCCATCGACGGCGTGGTGGTGTCCCGCAGCCGCACGGTGGGCGATCTGCTGTCGCCCGGCGTCGAGCTCATGCAGATCGTCGACCCCAAATCGCTGCTGGTGTTTGCGCGATTCGACGAATCCGCGATGGCCTCGCTCCACCCCGGACAGGTCGCCAGGGTGGCGTTCTCCTCCAATCCGCAGCGGCCTTATCCCGCTTCGATCCTGCGGATCGGCCGGCAGGTCGACCAGGAGACGCGCGAGTTCACGGTCGATCTGAAACTGGACGAAGTGCCGGCGAGCTGGGCGGTGGGGCAACGCGCGAACGTCGTCATCGAAGCCGGATCGCCGTCGCCCGGCATCGCCGTTCCGCAACGCTTCCTGGCCAGGAGCGAAGGACGCGTCGGCTTGTGGGTCGCGCATGACGGGCGGGCCTATTGGTCGCCGGTTTCGCTGGGTTATGCCAGCGGCACCGATATCGAGATCACGCGCGGCCTGAACGCCGGCGATGTCGTGCTGAACCCGGCCGGCCGGTTCCAGTACCAGTCCGTCGCCATCCGGACGGCGGGCAAGTGA